The Falco peregrinus isolate bFalPer1 chromosome 1, bFalPer1.pri, whole genome shotgun sequence genome has a window encoding:
- the SENP8 gene encoding sentrin-specific protease 8 yields MDPVVLSYMDSLLRQSDIALLEPPNWLNDHIIGFAFEYFANHQFQEFSDQVCFISPEVAQFIKCALSQEEIAIFLQPLDLLHKKLVFLPVNDNSNQVAGGTHWSLLAYFRDKKCFAHYDSHSKCNSVHAKQVAGKLEAFLGKREGKATFVEEKAPAQQNSYDCGMYVICNAEALCQGYLRGRPEPLLQLLTPSYITQKRSEWKALINKLAQK; encoded by the coding sequence ATGGACCCCGTTGTTCTCAGTTACATGGACAGTCTGCTGAGGCAGTCggacattgccttgctggagcccCCAAACTGGCTTAACGATCACATCATCGGGTTTGCCTTCGAGTACTTTGCCAACCACCAGTTCCAAGAATTTAGCGATCAGGTTTGTTTTATCAGCCCTGAAGTGGCTCAGTTCATTAAATGTGCCCTTAGTCAGGAAGAAATAGCCATATTCCTTCAACCTCTGGACCTTCTCCACAAGAAGCTAGTGTTCTTGCCTGTCAACGATAACTCCAACCAGGTTGCTGGGGGCACCCACTGGAGCTTGCTGGCTTATTTCAGGGACAAAAAGTGCTTCGCCCATTACGATTCCCACAGCAAATGCAACTCTGTCCATGCCAAGCAAGTGGCAGGGAAGCTGGAGGCCTTCTTGGGCAAAAGAGAGGGCAAAGCAACCTTTGTGGAGGAGAAGGCACCTGCCCAGCAGAACAGCTATGACTGTGGGATGTACGTGATCTGCAACGCAGAGGCTCTGTGTCAGGGATACCTCAGGGGCCGGCCGGAGcctttgctgcagctccttACCCCCTCCTACATCACACAGAAGAGATCGGAGTGGAAAGCTCTCATCAACAAACTGGCACAGAAGTGA
- the GRAMD2A gene encoding GRAM domain-containing protein 2A isoform X5, with product MPDRFQAGSQCCASPCSTKPMHERAAPLKSPEPMHGREKLEASHKEKSLDSLDGSLRLNEALKDEDIKKCHREVAASKYNSQYHKLFKDIPTEESVLKVCSCALQRDILIQGRLYISPNWLCFYANLFGKDIKVVIPVVSVQLIKKHKTARLLPNGLAITTNASRKYIFVSLISRDSVYDVLRRVCTHLQVSSKKSLSLKELTEEPDAVSLEVIVPEGKWRKVSPASLSLSLPDTDYQCIHRTSVSSLSAKESSFTSEEPLVSESAINTEEELEVEQSCVAELRPSDYQLLKIFIVL from the exons ATGCCAGACCGTTTCCAGGCTGGATCCCAGTGCTGC GCTTCTCCTTGCAGCACCAAGCCAATGCATGAAAGAGCAGCTCCCCTGAAGAGCCCTGAGCCCATGCATGGCCGTGAGAAACTGGAGGCATCCCACAAGGAAAAGAGTTTGGATTCCCTTGATGGCAG cctCCGCCTGAACGAAGCACTGAAGGATGAAGACATCAAGAAGTGCCACCGGGAAGTG gCTGCTAGCAAGTACAACTCCCAGTACCACAAGCTGTTCAAGGACATCCCGACGGAGGAGAGCGTGCTGAAAG TTTGTTCCTGCGCACTCCAGAGAGATATCCTCATCCAGGGAAGGCTTTACATCTCCCCTAACTGGCTCTGCTTCTACGCAAATCTTTTTGGGAAGGACATCAAG GTTGTGATCCCAGTGGTCTCCGTGCAGCTGATAAAAAAGCACAAGACTGCTCGGCTGCTGCCCAATGGCTTGGCCATCACCACCAATGCCAGCAGAAAG tACATCTTCGTATCCCTCATCTCCCGCGACAGTGTCTATGATGTCCTGAGGAGAGTCTGCACGCACCTGCAG GTTTCGAGTAAGAAGAGCTTGAGTTTGAAGGAGCTGACAGAGGAGCCTGACGCCGTGTCACTG GAGGTGATCGTCCCCGAGGGCAAGTGGAGGAAGGTGTCACCCGCCTCACTGTCACTGTCACTGCCGGACACTGACTACCAGTGCATCCATCGGACCTCTGTCAGCAGCCTGAGTGCCAAGGAGAGCTCCTTCACCTCTGAGGAGCCCCTGGTTTCGG AAAGTGCAATAAACActgaggaggagctggaggtggAGCAGAGCTGCGTGGCGGAGCTGAGACCCTCTGACTACCAGCTCCTGAAGATCTTCATTGTGCT GTGA
- the GRAMD2A gene encoding GRAM domain-containing protein 2A isoform X2, which translates to MTAPGSAGPPRSTKPMHERAAPLKSPEPMHGREKLEASHKEKSLDSLDGSLRLNEALKDEDIKKCHREVAASKYNSQYHKLFKDIPTEESVLKVCSCALQRDILIQGRLYISPNWLCFYANLFGKDIKVVIPVVSVQLIKKHKTARLLPNGLAITTNASRKYIFVSLISRDSVYDVLRRVCTHLQVSSKKSLSLKELTEEPDAVSLEVIVPEGKWRKVSPASLSLSLPDTDYQCIHRTSVSSLSAKESSFTSEEPLVSESAINTEEELEVEQSCVAELRPSDYQLLKIFIVLICLLVVSSSYLAFRIFRLEQQLCSLNRDYLSRGHRR; encoded by the exons ATGACGGcgccgggcagcgcggggccgccgcgcag CACCAAGCCAATGCATGAAAGAGCAGCTCCCCTGAAGAGCCCTGAGCCCATGCATGGCCGTGAGAAACTGGAGGCATCCCACAAGGAAAAGAGTTTGGATTCCCTTGATGGCAG cctCCGCCTGAACGAAGCACTGAAGGATGAAGACATCAAGAAGTGCCACCGGGAAGTG gCTGCTAGCAAGTACAACTCCCAGTACCACAAGCTGTTCAAGGACATCCCGACGGAGGAGAGCGTGCTGAAAG TTTGTTCCTGCGCACTCCAGAGAGATATCCTCATCCAGGGAAGGCTTTACATCTCCCCTAACTGGCTCTGCTTCTACGCAAATCTTTTTGGGAAGGACATCAAG GTTGTGATCCCAGTGGTCTCCGTGCAGCTGATAAAAAAGCACAAGACTGCTCGGCTGCTGCCCAATGGCTTGGCCATCACCACCAATGCCAGCAGAAAG tACATCTTCGTATCCCTCATCTCCCGCGACAGTGTCTATGATGTCCTGAGGAGAGTCTGCACGCACCTGCAG GTTTCGAGTAAGAAGAGCTTGAGTTTGAAGGAGCTGACAGAGGAGCCTGACGCCGTGTCACTG GAGGTGATCGTCCCCGAGGGCAAGTGGAGGAAGGTGTCACCCGCCTCACTGTCACTGTCACTGCCGGACACTGACTACCAGTGCATCCATCGGACCTCTGTCAGCAGCCTGAGTGCCAAGGAGAGCTCCTTCACCTCTGAGGAGCCCCTGGTTTCGG AAAGTGCAATAAACActgaggaggagctggaggtggAGCAGAGCTGCGTGGCGGAGCTGAGACCCTCTGACTACCAGCTCCTGAAGATCTTCATTGTGCT catcTGCCTCCTGGTCGTGTCCTCCTCATACCTGGCATTTCGTATCTTCCgtctggagcagcagctctgctctctgaaCCGGGACTACCTCTCCCGTGGGCACAGGAG GTGA
- the GRAMD2A gene encoding GRAM domain-containing protein 2A isoform X6: MAQRLLGAGSSEPPLALRARHRQPSGTPLRRSRAASKYNSQYHKLFKDIPTEESVLKVCSCALQRDILIQGRLYISPNWLCFYANLFGKDIKVVIPVVSVQLIKKHKTARLLPNGLAITTNASRKYIFVSLISRDSVYDVLRRVCTHLQVSSKKSLSLKELTEEPDAVSLEVIVPEGKWRKVSPASLSLSLPDTDYQCIHRTSVSSLSAKESSFTSEEPLVSESAINTEEELEVEQSCVAELRPSDYQLLKIFIVLICLLVVSSSYLAFRIFRLEQQLCSLNRDYLSRGHRR, from the exons ATGGCACAGCgtttgctgggtgctgggtcATCTGAACCTCCTCTAGCCCTGCGGGCCCGCCATCGCCAGCCCAGCGGGACCCCGCTGCGCCGGTCCCGG gCTGCTAGCAAGTACAACTCCCAGTACCACAAGCTGTTCAAGGACATCCCGACGGAGGAGAGCGTGCTGAAAG TTTGTTCCTGCGCACTCCAGAGAGATATCCTCATCCAGGGAAGGCTTTACATCTCCCCTAACTGGCTCTGCTTCTACGCAAATCTTTTTGGGAAGGACATCAAG GTTGTGATCCCAGTGGTCTCCGTGCAGCTGATAAAAAAGCACAAGACTGCTCGGCTGCTGCCCAATGGCTTGGCCATCACCACCAATGCCAGCAGAAAG tACATCTTCGTATCCCTCATCTCCCGCGACAGTGTCTATGATGTCCTGAGGAGAGTCTGCACGCACCTGCAG GTTTCGAGTAAGAAGAGCTTGAGTTTGAAGGAGCTGACAGAGGAGCCTGACGCCGTGTCACTG GAGGTGATCGTCCCCGAGGGCAAGTGGAGGAAGGTGTCACCCGCCTCACTGTCACTGTCACTGCCGGACACTGACTACCAGTGCATCCATCGGACCTCTGTCAGCAGCCTGAGTGCCAAGGAGAGCTCCTTCACCTCTGAGGAGCCCCTGGTTTCGG AAAGTGCAATAAACActgaggaggagctggaggtggAGCAGAGCTGCGTGGCGGAGCTGAGACCCTCTGACTACCAGCTCCTGAAGATCTTCATTGTGCT catcTGCCTCCTGGTCGTGTCCTCCTCATACCTGGCATTTCGTATCTTCCgtctggagcagcagctctgctctctgaaCCGGGACTACCTCTCCCGTGGGCACAGGAG GTGA
- the GRAMD2A gene encoding GRAM domain-containing protein 2A isoform X1, producing the protein MPDRFQAGSQCCASPCSTKPMHERAAPLKSPEPMHGREKLEASHKEKSLDSLDGSLRLNEALKDEDIKKCHREVAASKYNSQYHKLFKDIPTEESVLKVCSCALQRDILIQGRLYISPNWLCFYANLFGKDIKVVIPVVSVQLIKKHKTARLLPNGLAITTNASRKYIFVSLISRDSVYDVLRRVCTHLQVSSKKSLSLKELTEEPDAVSLEVIVPEGKWRKVSPASLSLSLPDTDYQCIHRTSVSSLSAKESSFTSEEPLVSESAINTEEELEVEQSCVAELRPSDYQLLKIFIVLICLLVVSSSYLAFRIFRLEQQLCSLNRDYLSRGHRR; encoded by the exons ATGCCAGACCGTTTCCAGGCTGGATCCCAGTGCTGC GCTTCTCCTTGCAGCACCAAGCCAATGCATGAAAGAGCAGCTCCCCTGAAGAGCCCTGAGCCCATGCATGGCCGTGAGAAACTGGAGGCATCCCACAAGGAAAAGAGTTTGGATTCCCTTGATGGCAG cctCCGCCTGAACGAAGCACTGAAGGATGAAGACATCAAGAAGTGCCACCGGGAAGTG gCTGCTAGCAAGTACAACTCCCAGTACCACAAGCTGTTCAAGGACATCCCGACGGAGGAGAGCGTGCTGAAAG TTTGTTCCTGCGCACTCCAGAGAGATATCCTCATCCAGGGAAGGCTTTACATCTCCCCTAACTGGCTCTGCTTCTACGCAAATCTTTTTGGGAAGGACATCAAG GTTGTGATCCCAGTGGTCTCCGTGCAGCTGATAAAAAAGCACAAGACTGCTCGGCTGCTGCCCAATGGCTTGGCCATCACCACCAATGCCAGCAGAAAG tACATCTTCGTATCCCTCATCTCCCGCGACAGTGTCTATGATGTCCTGAGGAGAGTCTGCACGCACCTGCAG GTTTCGAGTAAGAAGAGCTTGAGTTTGAAGGAGCTGACAGAGGAGCCTGACGCCGTGTCACTG GAGGTGATCGTCCCCGAGGGCAAGTGGAGGAAGGTGTCACCCGCCTCACTGTCACTGTCACTGCCGGACACTGACTACCAGTGCATCCATCGGACCTCTGTCAGCAGCCTGAGTGCCAAGGAGAGCTCCTTCACCTCTGAGGAGCCCCTGGTTTCGG AAAGTGCAATAAACActgaggaggagctggaggtggAGCAGAGCTGCGTGGCGGAGCTGAGACCCTCTGACTACCAGCTCCTGAAGATCTTCATTGTGCT catcTGCCTCCTGGTCGTGTCCTCCTCATACCTGGCATTTCGTATCTTCCgtctggagcagcagctctgctctctgaaCCGGGACTACCTCTCCCGTGGGCACAGGAG GTGA
- the GRAMD2A gene encoding GRAM domain-containing protein 2A isoform X4, which produces MHERAAPLKSPEPMHGREKLEASHKEKSLDSLDGSLRLNEALKDEDIKKCHREVAASKYNSQYHKLFKDIPTEESVLKVCSCALQRDILIQGRLYISPNWLCFYANLFGKDIKVVIPVVSVQLIKKHKTARLLPNGLAITTNASRKYIFVSLISRDSVYDVLRRVCTHLQVSSKKSLSLKELTEEPDAVSLEVIVPEGKWRKVSPASLSLSLPDTDYQCIHRTSVSSLSAKESSFTSEEPLVSESAINTEEELEVEQSCVAELRPSDYQLLKIFIVLICLLVVSSSYLAFRIFRLEQQLCSLNRDYLSRGHRR; this is translated from the exons ATGCATGAAAGAGCAGCTCCCCTGAAGAGCCCTGAGCCCATGCATGGCCGTGAGAAACTGGAGGCATCCCACAAGGAAAAGAGTTTGGATTCCCTTGATGGCAG cctCCGCCTGAACGAAGCACTGAAGGATGAAGACATCAAGAAGTGCCACCGGGAAGTG gCTGCTAGCAAGTACAACTCCCAGTACCACAAGCTGTTCAAGGACATCCCGACGGAGGAGAGCGTGCTGAAAG TTTGTTCCTGCGCACTCCAGAGAGATATCCTCATCCAGGGAAGGCTTTACATCTCCCCTAACTGGCTCTGCTTCTACGCAAATCTTTTTGGGAAGGACATCAAG GTTGTGATCCCAGTGGTCTCCGTGCAGCTGATAAAAAAGCACAAGACTGCTCGGCTGCTGCCCAATGGCTTGGCCATCACCACCAATGCCAGCAGAAAG tACATCTTCGTATCCCTCATCTCCCGCGACAGTGTCTATGATGTCCTGAGGAGAGTCTGCACGCACCTGCAG GTTTCGAGTAAGAAGAGCTTGAGTTTGAAGGAGCTGACAGAGGAGCCTGACGCCGTGTCACTG GAGGTGATCGTCCCCGAGGGCAAGTGGAGGAAGGTGTCACCCGCCTCACTGTCACTGTCACTGCCGGACACTGACTACCAGTGCATCCATCGGACCTCTGTCAGCAGCCTGAGTGCCAAGGAGAGCTCCTTCACCTCTGAGGAGCCCCTGGTTTCGG AAAGTGCAATAAACActgaggaggagctggaggtggAGCAGAGCTGCGTGGCGGAGCTGAGACCCTCTGACTACCAGCTCCTGAAGATCTTCATTGTGCT catcTGCCTCCTGGTCGTGTCCTCCTCATACCTGGCATTTCGTATCTTCCgtctggagcagcagctctgctctctgaaCCGGGACTACCTCTCCCGTGGGCACAGGAG GTGA
- the GRAMD2A gene encoding GRAM domain-containing protein 2A isoform X3: MTAPGSAGPPRSTKPMHERAAPLKSPEPMHGREKLEASHKEKSLDSLDGSLRLNEALKDEDIKKCHREVAASKYNSQYHKLFKDIPTEESVLKVCSCALQRDILIQGRLYISPNWLCFYANLFGKDIKVVIPVVSVQLIKKHKTARLLPNGLAITTNASRKYIFVSLISRDSVYDVLRRVCTHLQVSSKKSLSLKELTEEPDAVSLEVIVPEGKWRKVSPASLSLSLPDTDYQCIHRTSVSSLSAKESSFTSEEPLVSESAINTEEELEVEQSCVAELRPSDYQLLKIFIVLICLLVVSSSYLAFRIFRLEQQLCSLNRDYLSRGHRR; the protein is encoded by the exons ATGACGGcgccgggcagcgcggggccgccgcgcag CACCAAGCCAATGCATGAAAGAGCAGCTCCCCTGAAGAGCCCTGAGCCCATGCATGGCCGTGAGAAACTGGAGGCATCCCACAAGGAAAAGAGTTTGGATTCCCTTGATGGCAG cctCCGCCTGAACGAAGCACTGAAGGATGAAGACATCAAGAAGTGCCACCGGGAAGTG gCTGCTAGCAAGTACAACTCCCAGTACCACAAGCTGTTCAAGGACATCCCGACGGAGGAGAGCGTGCTGAAAG TTTGTTCCTGCGCACTCCAGAGAGATATCCTCATCCAGGGAAGGCTTTACATCTCCCCTAACTGGCTCTGCTTCTACGCAAATCTTTTTGGGAAGGACATCAAG GTTGTGATCCCAGTGGTCTCCGTGCAGCTGATAAAAAAGCACAAGACTGCTCGGCTGCTGCCCAATGGCTTGGCCATCACCACCAATGCCAGCAGAAAG tACATCTTCGTATCCCTCATCTCCCGCGACAGTGTCTATGATGTCCTGAGGAGAGTCTGCACGCACCTGCAG GTTTCGAGTAAGAAGAGCTTGAGTTTGAAGGAGCTGACAGAGGAGCCTGACGCCGTGTCACTG GAGGTGATCGTCCCCGAGGGCAAGTGGAGGAAGGTGTCACCCGCCTCACTGTCACTGTCACTGCCGGACACTGACTACCAGTGCATCCATCGGACCTCTGTCAGCAGCCTGAGTGCCAAGGAGAGCTCCTTCACCTCTGAGGAGCCCCTGGTTTCGG AAAGTGCAATAAACActgaggaggagctggaggtggAGCAGAGCTGCGTGGCGGAGCTGAGACCCTCTGACTACCAGCTCCTGAAGATCTTCATTGTGCT catcTGCCTCCTGGTCGTGTCCTCCTCATACCTGGCATTTCGTATCTTCCgtctggagcagcagctctgctctctgaaCCGGGACTACCTCTCCCGTGGGCACAGGAGGTGA